A stretch of DNA from Montipora foliosa isolate CH-2021 chromosome 4, ASM3666993v2, whole genome shotgun sequence:
TATGTTGCTTTGGAGCTTCAGTTGTTGGAGGAATCTTATCTAAACTACGGGAACGCATGCGAAATAGTTGCCGTCTTGCCTATTGGACTATTACTACTATTGGGCTCCTATtagtcaagataggaaattcaaatACCTCAGATTCGTTCATTAGGGCTTTCGCAGCCTGATCTGACAGTTTCTCGACCGGGTTAGGTTTGTGAGTCTTTGTTAGAGTGTAGAAAACAGGAATTTGTGGTCGGTTTGGTGTCAGGGATAACCATTTCTTAGTCATGTCATCAATGTGATCTCCGTGATGGAGAGCATTGATGAGTTCTTCGGCTTTTTGAGAGGTTTCTAATGCCATGGGTAATGTAAAACGAGAGGGTCAGATTCTCTTagatgagaaagaaaactataaGCCACTTTATTACTCATGGCATTAGAAACAGTCTCGAAAAGCCAACGAACTCATCAATTCTCTCCATCACGGAGACCACTCCGACCACACGACTAAGAAATGGTTATCCCTGACACCAACCCGGCCACGAATCTGTTTTCTACACTCTAACAAAGATTCACAAACAAACCTAACCCGATCGGGAGGTCATCATACCAGGCTGAGAAGGCCCTACTGAACAAATCTcatcatttgttgatcaacTACTTCATCCTATTGCTAAAACACAAACATGTTAGAAAGTACATTGCAGCTATCATCCTACAATAAAATtaacggctgagatttcagatactgaaataacattcttGGATACATATATGAAGATAAGGGCGAGAGattcaaaaaggtcaaaaagcACTGTATTCTTGATATGTGCACAAACTATCCAACACACATACTTCAACTCCTGCCACCCTCCAGGCATGAGGAAAGGCGTCATCAAAGGCGAATCCCTAAGGCTTCTTAGAACTAACTCTTCACAAGCaatgaaaatttcaaaaacacaTCACAGAGTCCCATTTGGCCTGTCTACTCCTTGAAACATTTTCCATGTAAGATTCTCTAAATTGATCGTTCATTTGGAGGATTAATAACAGCGGTCCTAAAATTGACCTCCGTGGTGCACCAACACACACAAGTTCAGCAGCACTGGATACACTCTGAAATTCAACAATTTGAGTGCGGTTCTTTGTAAACCACTCATGTTCACCATCCACCACTCCAAGTCCCCGCACTTTGTTCAGCAGCACTTCATGATTGACGGTATCAAACACTTTCCGCAGGTTGATCAAACCAACACCAGTAAACCGGCCTTGGTCAATGTTCCTTCGGATTGTATCCACGAGGCACATACTGTAGCGGCCCACTCCATGGAGTGGCACTTTCAGAAACCGCATTCATAAGGGCTAAGAACCTTGTGCCACCGAAGGTAAGCATATAATTGATGATGCACAGCTCTTTCTAGCACCTTAGAAACTGCAGGCAAAATAGAGATAGGTCGATAGTTCTCCATATCATCAGCCTTATCTTTTTTGGACAACAGATGTTAATAATTGCAGTCAAGGGGTTTGGCAACAATGTCCACTAAATCAACCAAAAGGCGGGCTGGAATGTTGTCAAGACCAACTGCTTTACCAGGTTTTAAAATGCACAGTTGAGATCTCACATAAGCATCCGACacttcaacaaacttgaaatcAGGGTAGTGGTAAGAAGGAACTGATTGACAGGGACTGCCACTGGAACCAGGGTAAGACTGAAAAGACTCCAACAACCGAGTCACAGAAGACGTAAACAACTTTTTGAAGGAGTCAGCAATCAGGTTTAGAAAGCCCACATGCCAAGGTTGTACAATTGGTTGCAGCATGGCTTTACTCCAGGCTTTACTCGCCCGCAATCAATCATCGCATACCTCAGTTTTTCGGATACACAGCGCACTCGGTTATATTAAAGGTGCACCTTTAACTTTCAAACTTGATGGCATTTATGTCACAAACTGCGGAAAATCTCATCAAAaaactcggttataagacgcatcTCAAATAGAGGAATAGGGTTCAACTCATCGCTAATTATGCTGTCAACGGTATATGTATTGGTGCATCCAACCTCAAATCAGGTAACTCTCCCAGCAACCTTGGAGCATCGTTTGATAGTCAGTCTGTCTCTGAATGTACAGTTGTACACATCAAGTAGGTTTGCATCAAGGCGTTCCTTGCATGGCAAATAAGGAAGTTCTTGTCTGAGAATCAACCAAGACTCTGATTTACGCGTTCGTCACTTCTCATCTGGACCACTGCAACTCATTACTGTTTGGTATTCCACAATGCCAGTTTGATCGACTACAATGACTGTGGACTTACACAACGCCGACTCTGATGTATTTCCACTAGCTGCTGGTTCGTTTTCGTTTCCACTATAAGTTCGCTTATCTAGCGTACAAAGCTCTTGAGGGAATGGCTTCACCTTATCTGAGTGAGCTGTTACAATTCAAGACTTAAGGCTGCTATGCCCCAGTCCCAATCAACTACTCTAAGAACGGCAAAGAACAAGATGCCCCTTTGCTTGTGCTGCAAGAAACCTCCACTCGCTATCCACGAGTGTGGAACTGTAGCATCATTTCAGTCCTGGTCAAAGACGTTTCAAGATTTCTTTGAACATTTTCGTCACTTTAAGATACCCCCTAAAAATATTCTGGAAGATTTTTTCTTGCAAGAAGCATGTATATTTTTAACTATTGTCAGTAGTTTTCTATTTATCtctaattttcaaaaattagtATCGATGCATATTTAGAGTAGAAAATGGCATTTAAacatttttgtatatttttgcTTATTTTCTTACATGACTATAAAGCGCTCTACAATATTTTTATAACTTAAACGCTAAAGAAATTACGTAACTAAATAATAATAGAAACcttatttgtctttaaatacagttgtaaatctctttacatacatgtacatgtatagtatATTAACAACCATCTACCGGTACTTGAAATTAAGTGACATACTTGCACATGTATATATACAAATGAATCAActacaaaaaattaaagttttattaagtctgggctatcccaaatTTTATTTCTACggcaaaagataaaatatgtcgcTCTAATAGCTAGATTTATCATTGTTTTGATTATATACATTTGTAGTGTTGTTgctttttgtcaatgccaaCGTCATTAATCATTTGTAAGAATGTATtcgttataataataataataataataataataataataataataataataataataataataatgagaaagGTCCTGTCAATCAAGTGAACTCTTTGGCCCATGGGTTGggttactactactacttttgAATCATCAGCTACCAATTCTCGCTTAATGTATGTTCTAGGTCCTAGTCATCCACGGGATGTGATGCTACAGGCCAATTCATCCACATCCATTCTTGTAGCATGGAAGGAACCAGCTTCAAAATGGAGAAATAACCAATTACATAATATATTATAGACAACAAGATGACCCGGAAACAGAAGCTCAAGTCATGGGAAGTACTTTTCAGAGGCTATTGACTGATTTGAGAAAATTTACCACCTATTACATCAAAGTGAGAGGGAAAACTACAGAGCTGGGAAATCCTTCAAGACTACTGAATACAACAACGTTTGAGGACCGTAAGTAGTCCTTGTAATTACGTAAATTGTAATACACTCAACAAAGGTACTCTGATTGGGCGAGCAGTTCAATTTTATGCCAAACAGTAACCTACCGGTACATGCAAATGATTAAGAGCAGCAAAATCAAAACAATTGAagtgtcttaattttttttgtttttgagttaATCACTGATAACAAACATACGGTCATCCTGTTGGTTTGAAAATTTGTTACtcttttacaataataattgcaAGAATATCTCTTGTCAACATTTCACTCCAAATTTGTCATAACTGATTAAAATATCATGCCTTAATGTATGTTAGTGGCCTTGTGTCAATATTACAAGCCTTTTACACCCCTACCACTGTGCACCTGAAGAATCTGAAAGTACATGGAAAATAATTAGACCTCAAACCCCACCACTGAAAAAGACATCAATAATCGGATCAAGGCCGCCCTGCTTCGTACGGAAAACTATTTAAGAGAGTCTTCAGTAATCCTGACCCTAAAAACCAAACTCATGGTCTACCACGCTGTAGTCATCTCTACCTTACTGTATGCCTGTcaaacatgggtcctttatGGAAGAGACATCCGAAAACTTAAATGATTCGTCAAATTCTGTGAATCAAGTGGCAACACTGAATTACTAACAATGAAGTCCTCAGTCGAGCAGATGTGGAGAGCCTAGAAGCCATCATTACTCGACATAGACTAAGATGGGCTGGACATCTTGCTCGAATTTCAGACTCCCACCTTCTCAAACAAATCCTGTTCTCAACTTGCATCTGGAAAAAGACCACGAGATGCTCCAAAAATACACTACAAAGACCAGCTCAAGGCCACAGTACCTTGAAGAGGACCAAAAACGACACAGCCATTTGGGAGATGGAAGCTGCAGAAACAAATCCTTGAAAAAGGACTATTCATTAAAAAACAGTAGTTTTTAAGAACAACAGAAGGCAGCAGGAAGAGACAAAGAGAGTTAAGAGAAAAGCAAGTACTCAAAACACCGTGAACCCTCCTACATGTACCATTTCATGTCGTGGTTGCGGCTGACTTTTCCGTGCGAACATGGGACTAATATCACATCAAAGAAAGTGTCACTGAGCAAACCATACTCAGAACAGGGTTACACCAACAAACAAACGACTGTGACCAATGATAATGCATGCAAGAATTAGCTGTAATCACAGTGCAGAAAAAAGCCGAAGTTTGAAAATTCCGCGCCAGGAGCAACTACATGTATAAATTTTCAATAAGTTAAGATTATATTTCATGGAGATAAAGAACTAAATGACTACATAATATTTTGGTGAGCTAAGATTAATAATGACTATATTCAGTGCTGCAATAATATTGACCCTTAAGTGGGCAGTGGTCTTTCTGCTTGCCAGGtgggaaaaacaaaagacatgACAGCAATATCTGTAATCGAGAATTTTTTGTACCACATGGTTTGTTTCAATGGCACTTGGCAAATTCATTGACTTCTGTTAGCACTTCACTCTGAAAAGTTGGACAATGCCCTGCATGGTTTAATATAAGACCATGAATAGTATGTGGTCATCCACCATATACACTGTATGACATTCACCCCAACAACGCAATGTACCGGTGTATAAACAATTCTAACCATCTTCATCAATTCAAAAAAAGCAGCAATACAGGGCAATTATAAATTCAAAAAGGCGACATGACAACATCAGGGTAATTAGTTTTACTGTAAAATGTGACACATCTGAATGTTGTACTCTTATCCTTTCCGAGAGTTAGTGCTATTTTTTGGTGCATTTAAAGTACAGGAGTGTCATCGGCACAAACATACAGTGTAGCTGCAGTTTGTTTCAACATTGCTTACGGGAAAAGGGAAAAGGGAGGCAATAAGGGAACTTATTACAAAATAAAAGGTAATCCTTAAATTGAAGCGATTTTTGCACTCACTGTTAAAGTAACgtgtttctaaacatttttgtCCAGAATCTGTGTTGGCTTTCATTGTATTGCTGCCATACAGTAACTTACTATATTGGCATGACGAGAAGGCGTATACATGTATCTTTTGCATTTTATatggtgttttgaaaaaaaaaaagcttcaatTATCCAATCTGCTGTGATTGGAAAACAGACAGCGATGAACTGGATTTTGTGGGGTTTGTGGTACGACTTAATCTGAAGCCAtctcagtgctttctgtgaatTAGGTCGAAAACACACCTACGTATAGTGTAATTTGGCAAATCAAACAGTGCGATTTTCACCCTTTCACTTTTTATGGTACGCTACAAAAATCTTGGAACCAATGTACAAATAATTTGAGTTAAACAAGTATATTCTGGTtgacacatgacatctaaaacGTTCGCAATATGTATGAAATTAGCTGTTGTTCGTGTACAAGGAACAGACATTACACATGGCGTGCCATTAAAATGGAAATCCACTTTCCAAAAAATCAGCTCTAAACATACGTTATAGAAAGGTACATTTTCACAGAGataattaattttgcaacattACTTATTACTTTTGCATTAGCCTGCTTCTGAACGATTTCTAATGCTTAGTACCCAGTTTTCTAAGTGAGGTGTCAAATACAGGCTAATGCACACTTCTGTGGAATGAGAGTCTCAATGTACATGTTTACATACctttttgcagtgtttccaCTTCATAACATGGGTCCGTTAATGGTGACCTTCCAACCTTGGTATAGCCTGCTACTTTAATGCAGTACTTGGTGAAAGGTTTCATTCCACCAATTAAGGCACTCGTTTGACTTGCAGTTGCATTCTTACTAAAATATTGAGATTGACCTGTCTCATTGTAAAACACTGTGTAGCCAGTAATAATGCCATTTTGGTCCTTTTCTGGTATTTCCTCCCAGACAACTCTAATCGTGTGAGCATCCTCTGCTTTTGTTCCATCTTGCCCTTTCACAATGACTGGATCAGAGCTGGGAACTATTTAtacaacacaaacaaaaaaaggtgaccaaaaatcatctttttacACATACTTTTTCTTAAAGTACATGCACTTTGCAGTTCATCAATTTTCCTATTTTGCACTTCATTTTGTTATGAAACTTGAGttcttttaaatatttcagTAATTTTATGCACATTATTTCATTAAACGTCGTGGACTCCACAGGTGCCATTTTCATTGTCATGGCTAAGACAATAAGAGTCACCTGAGGGACTTCCttgtaaggacggtgcctactaattcaaaggtatttttgccccggtttataaTTAAATCTTAACaagcgttattgaaatccaaaaagaaaattgggagtaaccaagcatttttaatgataattgatgaataatatttgtaaaaagctttaaaatacaaagcaatgcatggcgttctttctcaatttCAAGCTTACATGCAGTTAACTCTCAAAaacgcatggttacccccaattttccttttggataccaagagtacttactaagatctactttctccggatagttttaaactgcgcaaaaatatcactgtattggtaaggatcaccaataggaaacccgagtatctcgagatgcgcagaatgtatgtgCAATACCAATAGTACaatgtaggcaccgtccttaagaaaaaTCTGGAGTAAAGGGGATTGGTCTCCCAAACAATGGAGCAAAGGCTAATAATTCAGGTTACACACAAGGGAAGCTCATGCATACAGCAGCCAAGAAAAAAAGAGGGGCTAATTATCCAATCTGCTGTGATTGGAAAACAGACAGCGATGAACTGGATTTTGTGGGGTTTGTGGTATGACTTAATCTGAAGCCATCTCAGTGCTTTTTGTGAATTAGGTCGAAAACACACCTAATTTGGCAAGTCAAACAGTGCGATTTTCACCCTTTCACTTTTTATGGTACGCTAGAAAAATCTTGGAACCAATGTACAAATAATTTGAGTTAAACAAGTATATTCTGGTtgacacatgacatctaaaacGTTCGCAATATGTATGAAATTAGCTGTTGCTCGTGTACAAGGAACAGACATTACACATGGCATGCCATTAAAATGGAAATCCACTTTCCAAAAAACCAGCTCTAAACATACGTTATAGAAAGGTACAATTTTTTCACagagataattaattttgtaacaTTACTTATTACTTTTGCATCAGCCTGCTTCTGAAAGATTTCTAATGCTTAGTAGCCGGTTTTCTAAGTGAGGTGTCAAGTACAGGCTAATGCACACTTCCTTGGAATGAGAGTCTCAATGTACATGTTTAGATACctttttgcagtgtttccaCTTCATAACATGGGTCCATTAATGTTGACCTTCCAACCTTGGTATAGCCTGCTACTTTAATGCAGTACTTGGTAAAAGGTTTCAGTCCACCAATTAAGGCACTCGTTTGACTTGCAGTTGCATTCTTACTGAAATATTGAGATTGACCTGTCTCATTGTAAAACACTGTGTAGCCAGTAATAATGCCATTTTGGTCCTTTTCTGGTATTTCCTCCCAGACAACTCTAATCGTGTGAGCATCCTCTGCTTTTGTTCCATCTTGCCCTTTCACAATGACTGGATCAGAGCTGGGAACTATATATttataaaacacaaacaaaaaaaaggtgaccaaaaatcatctttttacACATACTTTTTCTTAAAGTACATGCACTTTGCAGTTCatcaattttcttattttgcaCTTCACTTTGTTATGAAACTTGAGttcttttaaatatttcagTAATTTTATGCACATTATTTCATTAAACGTCGTGGACTCCACAGGTGCCATTTTCATTGCCATGGCTAAGACAATAAGAGTCACCTGAGAGACTTCCttgtaaggacggtgcctactaattcaaaggtatttttgccccggtttatgattaaaTCTTAACAAGCGttaatgaaatccaaaaagaaaattggggttaaccatgcatttttaatgataactgatgaataatatttgtaaaaagctttaaaatacaaagcaatgcatggcattctttctcaatttgAAGCTTACATGCAGTTACATGTAACTCTCAAAaacgcatggttacccccaattttccttttggataccaagagtacttacttaTTACTTTTGCATTAGCCTGCTACTGAAAGATTTCTAATGCTTAGTAGCCAGTTTTCTAAGTGAGGTGTCAAGTACAGGCTAATGCACACTTCTGTGGAATGAGAGTCTCAATGTACATGTTTACATACctttttgcagtgtttccaCTTCATAACATGGGTCCGTTAATGGTGACCTTCCAACCTTGGTATAGCCTGCTACTTTAATGCAGTACTTGGTGAAAGGTTTCAGTCCACCAATTAAGGCACTCGTTTGACTTGCAGTTGCATTCTTACTAAAATATTGAGATTGACCTGTCTCATTGTAAAACACTGTGTAGCCAGTAATAATGCCATTTTGGTCCTTTTCTGGTATTTCCTCCCAGACAACTCTAATCGTGTGAGCATCCTCTGTTTTTGTTCCATCTTGCCCTTTTACAATGACTGGATCAGAGCTGGGAACTATttataaaacacaaacaaaaaaaggtgaccaaaaatcatctttttacACATACTTTTTCTTAAAGTACATGCACTTTGCAGTTCATCAATTTTCCTATTTTGCACTTCACTTTGTTATGAAACTTGAGttcttttaaatatttcagTAATTTTATGCACATTATTTCATTAAACGTCGTGGACTCCACAGGTGCCATTTTCATTGTCATGGCTAAGACAATAAGAGTCACCTGAGGGACTTCCttgtaaggacggtgcctactaattcaaaggtatttttgccccggtttctGATTAAATCTTAACAAGCGttaatgaaatccaaaaagaaaattggggttaaccatgcatttttaatgataattgatgaataatatttgtaaaaagctttaaaatacaaagcaatgcatggcgttctttctcaatttgAAGCTTACATGCAGTTACATGTAACTCTCAAAaacgcatggttacccccaattttccttttggataccaagagtacttacttaTTACTTTTGCATTAGCCTGCTTCTGAAAGATTTCTAATGCTTAGTAGCCAGTTTTCTAAGTGAGGTGTCAAGTACAGGCTAATGCACACTTCTGTGGAATGAGAGTCTCAATGTACATGTTTACATACctttttgcagtgtttccaCTTCATAACATGGGTCCGTTAATGGTGACCTTCCAACCTTGGTATAGCCTGCTACTTTAATGCAGTACTTGGTGAAAGGTTTCAGTCCACCAATTAAGGCACTCGTTTGACTTGCAGTTGCATTCTTACTAAAATATTGAGATTGACCTGTCTCATTGTAAAACACTGTGTAGCCAGTAATAATGCCATTTTGGTCCTTTTCTGGTATTTCCTCCCATGCAGACAACTCTAATCGTGTGAGCATCCTCTGCTTTTGTTCCATCTTGCCCTTTCACAATGACTGGATCAGAGCTGGGAACTATTTAtacaacacaaacaaaaaaaggtgaccaaaaatcatctttttacACATACTTTTTCTTAAAGTACATGCACTTTGCAGTTCATCAATTTTCCTATTTTGCACTTCACTTTGTTATGAAACTTGAGttcttttaaatatttcagTAATTTTATGCACATTATTTCATTAAACGTCGTGGACTCCACAGGTGCCATTTTCATTGTCATGGCTAAGACAATAAGAGTCACCTGA
This window harbors:
- the LOC138001500 gene encoding phosphatidylinositol phosphatase PTPRQ-like, coding for MEQKQRMLTRLELSAWEEIPEKDQNGIITGYTVFYNETGQSQYFSKNATASQTSALIGGLKPFTKYCIKVAGYTKVGRSPLTDPCYEVETLQKVPSSDPVIVKGQDGTKTEDAHTIRVVWEEIPEKDQNGIITGYTVFYNETGQSQYFSKNATASQTSALIGGLKPFTKYCIKVAGYTKVGRSPLTDPCYEVETLQKVPSSDPVIVKGQDGTKAEDAHTIRVVWEEIPEKDQNGIITGYTVFYNETGQSQYFSKNATASQTSALIGGLKPFTKYCIKVAGYTKVGRSTLMDPCYEVETLQKVPSSDPVIVKGQDGTKAEDAHTIRVVWEEIPEKDQNGIITGYTVFYNETGQSQYFSKNATASQTSALIGGMKPFTKYCIKVAGYTKVGRSPLTDPCYEVETLQKAGSFHATRMDVDELACSITSRG